The Naumovozyma dairenensis CBS 421 chromosome 1, complete genome genomic interval CTGCATCAACGTGACCCATAAAGATAATGGAGACATGATCTTTACCACCAAACATATCTTGAACAACTTCTTCGTCaacttcatcttcttgttctttgaTAAGGGTATCTGCGTCTgtagttgtagttgtagttgtggtggtggtggtagTACTTTCTTCAGTGGTTGTTTTATCGGTAATTTTCAACTCAGAGACATTTGGTAGTTCCTCCTCAGTAGTGGTAGTAGTGTTAGTTGTTGATTGTTCTTCAGTTGTCTTTTCGGGAGTAGTATCCTTTGGTTCAGGTTTCTTGGTAGCGTTAGCTAATTTGATACCAGAACTAGAAACCAATTTCAAGGTTTTCTTAGGTTTTGGAGCAGATGTAGTGGCACCAGTAggttgctgttgttgttggaaATCCTTCAATGACATACCTTGATTGGTTGATTGTTGGTTATAAGCTTGATAACCTTGGTTTTGATTGTATGATTtatagttattattacGACCACCCTGTTGGTAACCACCCTGTTGGTAACCACCTTGCTGGTTGTAACCTTGGTATGATTGGTAACCTTGTTGTGGTTGAAAACCTTGAGCCTGTGGGTTATATTGTTGGTAGGGTTGATAaccttgttgttgttgctgttgctgtggttgatattgttgttgttggttgTAACCTTGATAACCTTGATAACCTTGGTAGGATTGATAACCAGCTGTTTGTTGATTCCCTTGTGGATTTTGGTAATATTGTTGGTAGTTTTGGTAACTATTGTTACCACCTTGTTGGGCGTTtccttgttgttgttgttggtttGGATTAGACATTTTCCTAGTTCCTTATATGTCACGATCTAGAATGCTAGTTGGTGTAGTTTCCTGGACCTGGAAGGTGTATACTATTACTACGTTTTACCTGCTTgtttgttttcattttctatcTAATATATAACgttaaattattttaatGTGAGATGGCCTTAATGTTTTAGTTTCTTGGTTTTTACAAATtttatgaaaatttttcaaaagtgaGGACCGTTTATAGCGATCAAAAAAGTTGCCAGTGTTAAGAACTCCGGAATGGAGAAGACagcaaagaaaaaagttgTCGTAAAGTGTCACTGATATGACTGGAATGATTAATGTTGATCCTTTTTGCAATTATTATGGACATACGTTTTTATTCGAGAGTGCAGCCCTACGGCAACTTGCATCTTTGTAAGACAAAAATTTTTGAGCTTGTAATTTTCGATAAAAAGGTCGTAAGATAAATCGTATATAAcatatactatatatattctattttaTGTTTTCgttcttttaaataatttgtaCAGGATTTGGATTCTCTTCGAAGgctaattcttcatcaggAACATCTTCAATGACgattcttttttttggagCAGGTTTCTCGGATCCATCAACAATTTTTGGAACTTTAATTTGAAGTAAACCATTATTATAAGTGGctttgatttcttcatcCTTTATACGTGGTAATACGGGGAATTTAATCGTTCTTTCAAAGGCACCATATTTTAATTCGGTgatcttcaaatatttttcatcaatacCTAGTTTGTCCTCTACGTTCCCCTTTACTAATAATTCATGAGATGATGGATGATAATCAATCTTAAAATCTTTGGAATTGGCACCAGGTAAAGCTAGAACTACTACATAATGATCTTTAAGGTTATATAGGTTAACCTCAGGTGAGAATGGTAAATCTAATCTTGTCTCTggttttgaaatttgtaATGGATCAGGAATTGGGGATGGTGCTTGCAAATGTgcaaatgaagatgaatttcttttcaattttggcTTGAATGATTCCTTAGTGGCAGTTGGTTCTTTTAAAGGTGgaacttcttcttcttcttcttcttcttcctccttctctttttctacttccttttcttcttttggtTGCCCAACTTCAGAAGTACGTTCTTCTACTTTCTCTTCAACGTCACTTTGAGCTTGTTCATTTTCCTCCCcttgttgttctttttgttcttgCTGTTTTTGTTGCTGTTCATGCTGttgttcatcattatcCGATTCACTAGGTTCAAAATCAGGTTCATTAGATGGAGGAGGAACACCCAATAATGAACTCAACAATTGAGAAAGAGGATGTTCAGGATATTGTTCTCTTGTGTCAGTAACCCCCCTCCtattattttgatgataGTATGATGGTTCTTGATTAcccttttcttcatcagcaGTCATATCTTGGTCttgatcttcttcttcttcttcttttccttcaTCGTCGTTATCGTAGTCATATTCTGGATTATAATAGTAAGCTTGAGGAGGCATTCTGTAGAAATAACTACCTGGAGTACCACGATCAGGATATCCAAATCCGAAGGGATTAGGTGGGAAACCATGTACAGGTTGTGAAGGAGgaggtggtggtggtgcAGCACCAAATGTATGAGGATGCGGATGAGGATGACGAggatggtgatgatgaggatgatgagAATGATGACTTCCAGGATTTGAAGAAGACAATGGATGTCCTGAGGACTCAGGTCTGTTACGAGGCAATGGCTCGTTTGGGTTCCTTAATTGAGATTGGTTCGATAATGCATTTAGAACATCGTATAATGATAGAGAAGGTTGGTAGAAACTCATTTTTTCAGGTGGATTTACCTGTTAATGTAgtgtatatatttattcagATTTAGCTTTGTAGTGTCACTTTGCTACTGTCAAAGAACAGTTGAAGTTAGGTCAGTTAGGTCAGTTAGGTCAGTTAGGTCAATTCTTGGAAGCAGCAAAACAGAGACGGTTGAATGGTTTTCCATGGGAGTGAGATCTTTCCTTTTATAGTTCTAGTaattttcattagattTGCCACTTG includes:
- the HSP42 gene encoding heat shock protein HSP42 (similar to Saccharomyces cerevisiae HSP42 (YDR171W); ancestral locus Anc_8.369) translates to MSFYQPSLSLYDVLNALSNQSQLRNPNEPLPRNRPESSGHPLSSSNPGSHHSHHPHHHHPRHPHPHPHTFGAAPPPPPPSQPVHGFPPNPFGFGYPDRGTPGSYFYRMPPQAYYYNPEYDYDNDDEGKEEEEEDQDQDMTADEEKGNQEPSYYHQNNRRGVTDTREQYPEHPLSQLLSSLLGVPPPSNEPDFEPSESDNDEQQHEQQQKQQEQKEQQGEENEQAQSDVEEKVEERTSEVGQPKEEKEVEKEKEEEEEEEEEVPPLKEPTATKESFKPKLKRNSSSFAHLQAPSPIPDPLQISKPETRLDLPFSPEVNLYNLKDHYVVVLALPGANSKDFKIDYHPSSHELLVKGNVEDKLGIDEKYLKITELKYGAFERTIKFPVLPRIKDEEIKATYNNGLLQIKVPKIVDGSEKPAPKKRIVIEDVPDEELAFEENPNPVQII